A single region of the Thermotoga profunda AZM34c06 genome encodes:
- a CDS encoding pseudouridine synthase, which translates to MDRFLSNAKMGTRSEVKKYIKSGLATVNGIVIRDESFHVSEKDVVKLDGKLVLPHRMVYIIFNKPSGYVSDRTENEACIYDLIDHPYLDELQVAGRLDKDVEGLMLLSNDGVFIHKIISPKNHVQKEYLVWFQGELTNWKIELVQKGLKTPTEQFKPAILRSIRPGLLSLTITEGKYHQVKKMMNFLDLHYTKIQRIRIGKIEIGDLKPGDFRELFEDEIKSLFLNS; encoded by the coding sequence TTGGACAGGTTTCTTTCCAACGCAAAGATGGGAACAAGAAGTGAAGTCAAAAAATATATAAAATCTGGATTGGCAACGGTGAATGGGATCGTGATAAGAGATGAAAGTTTTCATGTTTCTGAAAAAGACGTTGTCAAATTAGACGGAAAACTCGTTCTTCCTCACAGAATGGTTTACATAATCTTTAACAAACCATCGGGATATGTAAGTGACAGGACTGAGAACGAAGCATGTATATATGATCTAATAGACCATCCATACTTGGATGAACTTCAAGTTGCTGGCAGGTTGGACAAGGACGTAGAGGGATTAATGCTCTTGTCAAATGATGGTGTCTTCATACATAAAATAATAAGTCCAAAGAATCATGTTCAAAAAGAATATCTTGTATGGTTTCAGGGGGAGTTAACCAACTGGAAAATAGAATTAGTTCAAAAAGGATTAAAAACCCCGACTGAACAATTCAAGCCAGCCATTTTGCGATCCATTCGACCTGGCTTGTTGAGTCTTACGATAACCGAAGGTAAATACCATCAGGTGAAAAAGATGATGAACTTTTTAGATCTACACTACACAAAAATACAGAGAATAAGAATCGGCAAGATCGAAATTGGTGACTTAAAGCCCGGCGATTTTCGCGAACTTTTTGAAGATGAAATAAAATCATTGTTCTTGAATTCGTGA
- a CDS encoding ABC transporter permease codes for MTDLLNPEFWYSVIRVSTPLFFGVMASLLSSITGTINIGIEGMMLMSAFWGTIIASFTQNSWIGLLAGVASSTLLAILLAYFHLKLKTDLVIGGVAINLLSSGLTVFLLYAITGDKGSSASLRSFTIPKIDIPFLKDIPFIGKVLSGHNTLTYIAILSIFVVNYLVKKTPLGIRMRSVGENPDAAVSVGISVNKMKSLSLVLSGIFAGFGGAFLSMGYVSWFARDMTSGRGFISIAAQALGGNSALFGAFGALIFGVAEALGITLQSLRIPSEITNMLPFILTIVVLIIYARSKIRSHSRIQEQ; via the coding sequence GTGACTGATCTTCTAAATCCCGAATTTTGGTACAGCGTTATTAGGGTTTCCACACCACTTTTCTTTGGTGTTATGGCATCACTTTTGAGTTCGATAACTGGAACGATAAACATAGGGATCGAAGGTATGATGTTGATGTCTGCCTTCTGGGGAACTATAATAGCTTCATTCACCCAAAATTCATGGATTGGTCTTCTGGCGGGTGTTGCTTCCTCAACTTTACTTGCCATATTACTTGCCTATTTTCACTTGAAACTGAAAACGGACTTGGTCATAGGTGGCGTTGCCATCAATTTACTTTCGTCAGGTCTAACTGTTTTCTTACTTTATGCGATAACAGGAGATAAAGGGTCTTCGGCATCTTTGAGGAGTTTCACAATACCAAAAATCGATATCCCATTTTTGAAAGATATACCCTTCATTGGTAAAGTTTTGAGTGGGCACAATACACTGACTTATATAGCGATACTCTCAATTTTTGTCGTCAATTACTTAGTCAAAAAGACACCATTGGGTATCAGAATGAGGTCTGTCGGTGAGAATCCAGATGCTGCCGTTTCTGTAGGTATCTCAGTGAATAAAATGAAATCTTTATCACTTGTTTTAAGCGGAATCTTTGCTGGTTTTGGTGGGGCATTTTTGTCGATGGGTTATGTTTCGTGGTTCGCCAGGGATATGACCTCTGGTAGAGGATTCATCTCAATTGCCGCTCAAGCCCTTGGAGGAAATTCCGCTTTATTTGGTGCTTTTGGAGCTTTGATATTTGGTGTGGCAGAGGCACTCGGTATCACTCTACAGTCTTTACGAATACCTTCAGAGATCACTAACATGCTGCCATTTATCTTGACAATCGTGGTTCTTATAATTTACGCAAGATCAAAAATTAGATCTCATTCACGAATTCAAGAACAATGA
- a CDS encoding ABC transporter permease, translated as MKRTLMLLELARFVITVGIALLIGYIFLLFSTDEPMEAFKLFLTGPMTTQRRFFEFLNNSVPLMMTGLALSIVFQAKVFNIGAEGQLFFGAFGAMIFALKFPQIPWLHLIFTLFGATLFGSFWAFVPAILRTKWKASELVSSLMMNYISYFLVLFLVNNYFRDKAAGALVSYRFPQTAWLSTLTKYRLNSGLFIAIALSILVGLLFYRTKLGYQIRVVGANKKFGFYSGMKTMSVIFWIQILSGAIAGLAGGIELTAMYRRFVWQSLPGYGFDGIIVAILARNNPFLVIPSALFIAYLRIGANIMGRTTGIAPEIVIVLQSLMILLITAEALLEKFKEKAVAKEAMKGD; from the coding sequence ATGAAGAGAACACTTATGTTGTTGGAATTGGCAAGATTTGTTATAACCGTTGGCATAGCTCTTTTGATCGGTTATATCTTTCTGCTTTTCAGCACAGACGAACCTATGGAGGCTTTTAAACTCTTCTTGACCGGTCCAATGACAACTCAGCGAAGGTTTTTTGAGTTTCTAAACAACTCTGTCCCACTGATGATGACAGGACTGGCACTTTCAATAGTTTTTCAAGCCAAGGTGTTCAACATAGGAGCCGAGGGGCAGTTGTTCTTTGGAGCATTTGGTGCGATGATCTTTGCCTTGAAATTTCCACAGATTCCATGGCTTCATCTGATCTTCACGTTGTTTGGAGCGACTCTCTTTGGTTCTTTTTGGGCTTTTGTTCCAGCGATTTTGAGAACAAAATGGAAAGCAAGTGAGTTGGTATCATCGCTCATGATGAATTACATTTCATATTTCCTTGTGCTGTTTTTGGTCAATAATTACTTTCGAGACAAGGCTGCAGGTGCCCTTGTTTCATACAGATTTCCACAAACCGCGTGGTTATCTACATTGACAAAATACAGATTGAATTCCGGACTTTTTATAGCTATTGCTTTGTCAATCTTAGTTGGTTTACTATTCTACAGAACAAAGTTGGGATACCAAATAAGAGTAGTTGGAGCAAACAAAAAATTCGGATTTTACAGTGGTATGAAGACTATGAGTGTCATATTCTGGATACAGATTCTATCGGGGGCGATTGCTGGGCTTGCCGGTGGAATCGAATTAACGGCGATGTATCGTAGATTTGTCTGGCAGTCATTACCGGGTTATGGTTTTGACGGTATTATAGTTGCAATATTGGCAAGAAACAATCCGTTCTTGGTTATACCGAGTGCGTTGTTTATCGCTTATTTGAGAATAGGTGCTAACATCATGGGTAGAACTACGGGAATAGCACCGGAAATAGTCATAGTTCTTCAAAGCCTAATGATTCTTTTGATCACGGCAGAAGCACTTTTGGAAAAATTCAAAGAAAAAGCCGTTGCTAAAGAGGCGATGAAAGGTGACTGA
- a CDS encoding ABC transporter ATP-binding protein — MKAIEAIDITKVYPNGVVANKNVNISIEEAEVHAIVGENGAGKTTLMKIFFGIEKPTSGEIRVFGKTVHINSPKEAITLGIGMVHQHFMLVPSFTVAENIMLGIEPRKRFFSIDSKKVENIINDYAKRLNFEIPIWEKVLDLPVGVKQRIEILKALVRGAKILILDEPSSVLTPQEVNDLFEVLRRLVQNGLTVIFITHKLNEVKQIANRITIMRNAQVVGTYENKDITETDIVELMIGRKFEYDIKRERKEPGEVLLKVENLNYFREDGAHILKNLNFSLRAGEILAVAGLEGNGQKELVEILTGLRERATGEIMLNGKNILGAQPWKLRQVGISHIPEDRVEVGCALDLSIAENLISDRFYLKPFSGHLIYKKKYVIEFAKKMIREFDVRTKSPVTAVRMLSGGNMQKVVVAREMTNSARIVIANQPTHGIDIASSEFIRKKLIQIRNEGKAVLLISTDLQEVLQIADRIIVLYKGEIVAHLKNENLTETDLGYYMLGVKRQSAEYIRESVDL, encoded by the coding sequence ATGAAGGCAATCGAAGCTATTGATATTACAAAGGTTTATCCAAACGGTGTTGTCGCAAATAAAAATGTAAATATCTCAATTGAGGAAGCAGAAGTTCATGCAATAGTTGGTGAAAATGGTGCAGGAAAAACTACACTCATGAAGATTTTTTTTGGAATTGAGAAGCCCACAAGTGGTGAGATAAGAGTTTTTGGCAAAACTGTGCATATAAATTCACCAAAAGAAGCGATTACCCTCGGTATAGGTATGGTGCATCAACACTTTATGCTTGTTCCATCCTTTACTGTTGCTGAAAATATCATGCTTGGTATAGAACCAAGAAAGCGCTTTTTCTCCATTGACTCTAAGAAAGTGGAGAATATCATCAATGATTACGCGAAACGTTTGAACTTTGAAATTCCAATATGGGAAAAGGTCTTGGACTTACCAGTTGGAGTGAAACAAAGAATAGAAATTCTCAAAGCTCTTGTGAGAGGAGCAAAGATATTGATACTCGATGAACCATCTTCAGTGTTAACACCACAGGAAGTCAATGACCTGTTTGAGGTACTCAGAAGGTTGGTTCAAAATGGTTTAACTGTTATTTTCATAACTCATAAGCTGAACGAAGTCAAACAAATAGCTAATAGAATAACAATAATGCGAAATGCTCAAGTTGTTGGAACTTATGAAAATAAAGATATCACAGAAACTGATATTGTGGAATTGATGATTGGAAGAAAATTTGAGTATGACATAAAAAGGGAACGAAAAGAACCTGGCGAAGTCTTGCTCAAAGTGGAAAATCTGAATTATTTCAGAGAAGATGGCGCTCATATTCTCAAAAATCTCAATTTTTCTCTCAGAGCAGGAGAGATATTGGCTGTGGCAGGACTCGAAGGCAACGGCCAAAAGGAACTTGTTGAAATACTAACTGGATTGAGAGAAAGGGCTACTGGTGAAATCATGTTGAACGGTAAGAACATACTCGGTGCTCAACCATGGAAATTGAGACAAGTAGGAATTTCTCATATTCCAGAAGACAGAGTTGAAGTGGGATGTGCGCTTGATCTATCAATAGCTGAAAATTTAATATCTGACAGGTTTTACTTGAAACCTTTTTCTGGTCACCTGATTTATAAGAAAAAATATGTAATTGAATTTGCTAAAAAGATGATAAGAGAATTTGACGTTAGAACTAAAAGCCCAGTAACAGCGGTTAGAATGCTTTCAGGCGGAAATATGCAAAAAGTTGTGGTTGCCCGTGAAATGACAAATTCTGCAAGAATAGTCATAGCGAATCAACCAACTCATGGTATAGATATCGCTTCAAGTGAATTTATTCGAAAGAAACTCATTCAAATCAGAAATGAAGGAAAAGCAGTTCTTCTCATCTCAACTGATCTTCAGGAAGTCCTTCAGATCGCTGATAGGATAATTGTCCTCTACAAAGGTGAGATAGTTGCACATTTGAAAAATGAGAATTTAACTGAGACCGACTTAGGGTATTACATGCTCGGTGTGAAAAGACAAAGCGCTGAATACATAAGGGAGTCTGTTGATTTATGA
- a CDS encoding BMP family ABC transporter substrate-binding protein, with the protein MKKLLVVLLVVLAVLSFAKPLKVALLLNGNLGDKSFFDSAARGLDMAIRQLGIQGKIIEASYKQENWRPYLEDLSDQDYDIIIVGTWQMQEILEEVAAMNPDKKYFIFDTSVDYSKPGVKNVYSILYKQNEGSFLMGALAAMITTSGMPKTNPEPIIGFLGGMDIPVINDFLVGYIEGARYINPNIKVLISYVGNFNDPAKGKELSLAMYRQGADIIFNVAGNTGIGLLEAAKEADRWAIGVDSDQALIYESTDIEIAKRIVTSMMKNVDLSIFRGIKMHLEGRLVYGRAENLGILEGGVGVADNKYYRELVPEQFRNKIKEIENKITKGEIKVGTVFGMSQDDLNKLRMSVKP; encoded by the coding sequence ATGAAGAAACTGTTGGTTGTTTTACTCGTAGTTTTGGCAGTACTCAGTTTCGCAAAACCTTTGAAAGTGGCATTACTCTTGAATGGTAACCTTGGTGACAAATCGTTCTTTGATTCTGCCGCAAGAGGTTTGGATATGGCAATCCGACAGCTTGGGATTCAAGGAAAGATCATCGAAGCCTCTTACAAACAAGAAAACTGGCGACCCTATTTGGAAGATCTTTCTGATCAAGATTACGACATAATTATTGTCGGGACCTGGCAGATGCAAGAAATTCTCGAAGAAGTAGCTGCGATGAATCCAGACAAGAAATATTTCATTTTCGATACATCAGTCGATTACAGTAAGCCCGGTGTGAAAAATGTCTATTCGATACTTTACAAACAAAACGAAGGTTCTTTCCTCATGGGTGCCCTTGCCGCTATGATCACAACATCTGGTATGCCAAAAACTAACCCAGAACCGATTATAGGCTTTCTCGGTGGAATGGATATTCCCGTGATAAATGACTTTTTGGTAGGTTATATTGAAGGTGCCAGATATATAAATCCGAATATCAAAGTCCTTATCTCCTATGTTGGGAACTTCAACGACCCTGCAAAGGGTAAAGAATTGAGCCTTGCCATGTATAGACAAGGTGCTGACATCATCTTCAACGTTGCTGGAAACACTGGCATAGGCTTGTTAGAAGCGGCGAAGGAAGCAGATCGCTGGGCAATAGGTGTCGACTCTGATCAGGCTCTCATTTATGAAAGTACAGACATAGAAATAGCTAAAAGGATTGTGACATCGATGATGAAAAACGTCGATCTCTCAATCTTCAGAGGAATTAAAATGCACTTGGAAGGCAGACTTGTTTATGGAAGGGCAGAAAATCTCGGTATTTTGGAAGGCGGAGTGGGAGTTGCGGACAATAAATATTACAGAGAATTGGTACCAGAACAATTCCGCAACAAGATTAAAGAAATCGAGAACAAGATCACAAAGGGCGAGATCAAAGTCGGTACAGTCTTTGGTATGTCTCAAGATGATCTGAATAAACTCAGAATGAGCGTTAAACCTTGA
- a CDS encoding nucleoside phosphorylase has translation MVDPRYHIKVKPDDVGRYVIVVGDRGRVERVAKYFQDAVKVGDNREYLTYTGYVKGEKVSVMSTGMGAPAMAIGIEELSTTNARVVIRVGTTGAFQKNLKLGHSVIVNAAVRLDGTTAQYIIPEYPAVADFQVVDALVKAARDVKNPFHVGTVLSTDSYYGRAFDPEKHDHLEKQLVKAGVLAVEMEIGALYIIGGIKQLKTGAVLTVREELTDEGYIQAGEKFEEGLENSIRIAVRAIEILIEGGVGK, from the coding sequence ATGGTGGATCCAAGGTACCACATAAAGGTTAAACCAGATGATGTGGGTAGATATGTCATTGTTGTTGGTGACAGAGGTAGAGTGGAACGGGTAGCGAAATATTTTCAAGATGCTGTAAAAGTAGGTGACAATCGAGAATATCTCACCTACACAGGTTATGTCAAAGGTGAAAAAGTCAGTGTGATGTCAACTGGAATGGGAGCACCTGCTATGGCAATTGGTATAGAAGAACTATCCACAACAAATGCAAGGGTTGTAATACGCGTTGGAACAACTGGGGCTTTTCAAAAGAATCTCAAGCTTGGTCATAGCGTGATCGTGAATGCAGCAGTTAGGTTGGATGGAACGACTGCTCAGTATATAATTCCTGAATATCCTGCTGTGGCAGATTTTCAGGTTGTAGATGCGCTTGTGAAAGCAGCAAGGGACGTAAAAAATCCATTCCACGTTGGCACAGTTCTTTCGACAGATTCGTATTATGGAAGGGCTTTTGATCCAGAAAAACACGATCATTTGGAAAAACAACTGGTCAAAGCCGGTGTCCTTGCAGTAGAAATGGAAATAGGTGCACTTTATATCATAGGTGGAATAAAGCAATTGAAAACTGGTGCAGTCTTGACCGTTAGAGAAGAACTCACAGACGAAGGCTATATACAAGCTGGTGAAAAGTTCGAAGAAGGTTTAGAAAACTCTATCAGAATAGCCGTTAGGGCTATAGAGATTCTAATTGAGGGAGGTGTTGGTAAATGA